Proteins encoded within one genomic window of Aquarana catesbeiana isolate 2022-GZ linkage group LG03, ASM4218655v1, whole genome shotgun sequence:
- the NEURL3 gene encoding E3 ubiquitin-protein ligase NEURL3 yields the protein MGLTGSSAKKEISFHPHCKGSHISLNCCLHQASRSYSFHDGLVFSNRPLQPREKVCIKVLEEESSWHGALRVGFTTVNPNTINANSLPPFACPDIIVHPGFWAIGIPEALCKKGAELNFWINQKGQALCQGRQNSRPRVLFSGIPKKTPVWVMLDVYGKTKTIQLINGQSKQTESHCCCHPHPQNGHTETCTKKKSLSTFDNTSDSVVQYLHKSTTTDFHSVSMYPPYYEGDSLCIICQDRLADTLLLPCLHSFFCEQCTVKMKSQNNTCPLCRQTIVQSQNIETLQLSNKLLATI from the exons ATGGGGCTAACCGGCAGCTCAGCGAAAAAGG AGATCTCTTTTCACCCGCACTGCAAAGGGTCTCATATCTCCCTGAACTGCTGTCTCCACCAGGCAAGTCGATCCTACAGCTTCCATGATGGACTGGTCTTCTCCAATCGCCCACTGCAACCCAGAGAAAAAGTCTGCATTAAAGTTCTAGAAGAAGAGTCAAGCTGGCACGGTGCTCTTAGAGTGGGCTTTACCACTGTGAATCCCAACACGATCAATGCTAATTCCTTGCCACCATTCGCTTGCCCAGATATTATTGTGCATCCTGGATTCTGGGCCATAGGTATACCAGAGGCACTTTGTAAAAAAGGAGCTGAACTGAACTTCTGGATCAACCAAAAGGGACAGGCACTCTGTCAAGGACGGCAGAATTCTCGACCCAGAGTGCTCTTCTCAGGAATTCCCAAAAAAACTCCTGTCTGGGTCATGCTGGATGTATATGGCAAGACAAAGACCATCCAACTAATTA ATGGCCAATCAAAGCAGACAGAATCTCATTGTTGCTGCCACCCGCACCCCCAAAATG gGCACACAGAAACATGTACAAAGAAGAAATCACTGTCAACTTTCGACAACACTTCAGATTCAGTGGTCCAGTATCTGCACAAATCCACTACAACAGACTTTCACTCAGTATCAATGTACCCTCCGTATTATGAGGGTGATTCTCTCTGTATAATCTGCCAAGACAGACTAGCGGACACTTTGTTGTTACCCTGCTTGCACAGTTTTTTCTGTGAACAGTGTACTGTGAAAATGAAAAGTCAGAATAATACCTGTCCATTGTGTCGTCAAACCATTGTGCAGTCACAGAACATTGAAACACTACAGCTGTCCAACAAACTCCTTGCAACCATCTAA